A region of Mauremys mutica isolate MM-2020 ecotype Southern chromosome 2, ASM2049712v1, whole genome shotgun sequence DNA encodes the following proteins:
- the RAB5A gene encoding ras-related protein Rab-5A — MANRGATRPNGPNAGNKICQFKLVLLGESAVGKSSLVLRFVKGQFHEFQESTIGAAFLTQTVCLDDTTVKFEIWDTAGQERYHSLAPMYYRGAQAAIVVYDITNEESFARAKNWVKELQRQASPNIVIALAGNKADLANKRAVDFQEAQSYADDNSLLFMETSAKTSMNVNEIFMAIAKKLPKSEPQTAGANSARGRGVDLTEPTQPPKAQCCSN; from the exons ATGGCTAATCGAGGAGCAACAAGACCCAATGGGCCAAATGCTGGGAATAAAATATGCCAGTTCAAACTAGTACTTCTGGGAGAGTCTGCAGTTGGCAAATCAAGTTTGGTGCTTCGTTTTGTAAAGGGCCAGTTTCATGAGTTTCAAGAGAGCACCATTGGAG CTGCTTTTCTAACCCAGACTGTGTGTCTTGATGACACAACAGTAAAATTTGAAATTTGGGATACAGCTGGTCAAGAACGATACCACAGTTTAGCACCAATGTACTACAGAGGAGCACAAGCAGCTATAGTTGTATACGACATTACAAATGAG GAGTCCTTTGCAAGAGCAAAAAATTGGGTCAAAGAACTTCAGCGGCAAGCAAGTCCTAATATTGTAATAGCTTTAGCAGGAAACAAAGCTGATCTAGCTAATAAAAGAGCTGTGGATTTCCAG GAAGCGCAGTCTTATGCAGATGACAACAGTTTATTGTTTATGGAGACATCGGCTAAAACATCAATGAATGTAAATGAAATATTCATGGCAATTG CTAAAAAGTTGCCAAAGAGTGAACCACAGACTGCAGGAGCCAACTCTGCCAGAGGAAGAGGCGTAGACCTTACTGAACCCACACAACCACCCAAGGCTCAGTGTTGTAGTAACTAA
- the PP2D1 gene encoding protein phosphatase 2C-like domain-containing protein 1 isoform X1 → MIMTWEPNLQSTSKTADFELYRHEEDQAEKDGFVPRKVGSGPRKVGSGDIPVLCSICQQTIDPHQLFYHKKEHKALALLGYHRPWIETDTNKLLLQRQKVISRLINLSKYTERDKQKIDCSLELLKNKSKGTSYFNVDNIVDSSGYLKKVSNSLIKALAICQDKNSTWRADMEDTFIVLDNFGNRSDTCFLGLFDGYHGVFAAETVSAELPLLFLDHLSQTDSSYKVSRNEEQILDSFVTVIKGNYRDQEKVFSGKTDTDKTTKPNMYEWIHKAYAKSFWRMDRLLRLGRNEVSKVRWSSCTAVTCLVERISNEKSIKEQEETMLLENTNNSANPSESSPGILHIANIGNIHAVLCKNGKSYCLTQEHSTSNSKERDRILQNGGNISTNEPKGLVEGLIRATRGLGHHGDPKLKKSVIPVPHTISVPTDDSCQFLILASNGLWEVLDKNEVVILTLRMFTSYLEMYAQREEISMHRYQYSIVPYKDYLCSSMDINDLEDRIQLWYFNKEAFLQNQREGSLKQNNNKLCSCNRRDSQNENRMQPGSNKESSEEVQQLEDHVKQADTKACLSNNHGTCSQHTQIIQSASGSQQGSKELKQFDDDTKAYLSNNRGSHSQIASKGEINSATFYDSAAHYITKQLVKTALAAGSRDNITILVALLNGCDKIPNYIQNV, encoded by the exons ATGAT AATGACATGGGAACCAAATTTACAAAGTACCTCAAAAACAGCTGACTTTGAACTCTACAGACATGAGGAAGATCAGGCTGAGAAGGACGGTTTTGTGCCCAGGAAAGTAGGTTCTGGGCCCAGGAAAGTAGGTTCTGGGGATATTCCAGTTCTTTGTTCAATATGTCAACAAACAATAGACCCACATCAACTTTTTTATCATAAGAAAGAGCACAAGGCCCTAGCTCTACTGGGTTATCATCGTCCATGGATTGAAACGGACACCAACAAACTTTTACTTCAGCGACAGAAAGTAATTTCAAGACTGATCAACCTTTCTAAATACACTGAAAGAGACAAACAGAAGATTGATTGTTCATTAGAGCTACTTAAGAATAAATCAAAGGGCACCTCATATTTTAATGTTGATAATATTGTTGACAGTTCTGGATACCTCAAGAAAGTAAGCAATTCTCTAATAAAAGCACTAGCAATTTGCCAAGACAAAAATTCAACATGGCGAGCAGATATGGAAGATACATTCATTGTGCTAGATAATTTTGGAAATAGGTCAGATACGTGTTTTTTGGGCTTATTTGATGGCTATCATGGTGTGTTTGCTGCTGAGACAGTTTCAGCAGAGCTTCCACTTTTATTTCTTGATCACCTGTCTCAGACTGATTCCTCTTACAAAGTGAGTAGAAATGAGGAACAGATCCTAGATTCTTTTGTCACAGTAATCAAGGGAAATTACAGGGATCAGGAAAAGGTTTTCTCTGGTAAAACAGACACTGATAAGACAACCAAGCCAAACATGTATGAATGGATTCACAAAGCATATGCAAAGTCCTTTTGGAGAATGGACAGACTTTTACGACTTGGAAGGAATGAGGTTTCCAAAGTTCGCTGGAGTAGCTGTACAGCTGTTACCTGTTTAGTGGAAAGGATCAGTAATGAAAAGAGCATCAAGGAACAAGAGGAGACAATGCTGCTTGAAAACACCAATAATTCAGCAAATCCATCCGAAAGCAGTCCCGGGATACTGCATATTGCTAACATTG gtAATATACATGCAGTCTTATGCAAAAATGGAAAAAGCTACTGCCTTACCCAAGAACACAGCACTTCTAATTCAAAGGAAAGAGACCGTATACTTCAGAATGGTGGAAACATCAGCACAAATGAACCAAAAGGACTAGTTGAAGGGCTCATCAGAGCTACTCGTGGCCTTGGACATCATGGAGATCCAAAGTTGAAAAAATCTGTTATTCCTGTACCACATACCATATCTGTCCCTACAGATGATTCATGTCAATTCCTTATTTTAGCTTCTAATGGGCTTTGGGAAGTTCTGGATAAAAATGAAGTGGTTATATTAACTCTAAGAATGTTCACCTCTTATTTGGAAATGTATGCCCAGCGAGAAGAGATTTCTATGCACAGATATCAGTATTCAATAGTTCCCTATAAAGACTATTTATGTAGTTCAATGGATATTAATGACTTAGAAGACAGAATCCAATTATGGTATTTTAATAAAGAAGCTTTCCTCCAGAATCAACGTGAAGGCAGTctgaaacaaaataataataaattatgcTCATGTAACAGAAGAGATTCGCAAAATGAAAACAGGATGCAGCCAGGCTCTAACAAAGAGAGTTCTGAAGAAGTGCAGCAGTTAGAGGATCACGTAAAACAAGCTGATACCAAAGCTTGTCTGTCTAATAATCATGGAACATGTTCACAACACACACAGATAATCCAGTCAGCCTCTGGCAGTCAACAAGGTTCTAAAGAATTGAAACAGTTTGACGATGATACAAAAGCATATCTGTCTAATAATCGTGGATCACATTCACAAATTGCCAGCAAAGGAGAAATAAATTCGGCAACATTCTATGACAGTGCAGCACATTACATTACTAAACAACTTGTAAAAACTGCATTAGCAGCAGGTTCTCGAGATAATATTACTATTTTGGTTGCACTTCTAAATGGATGTGATAAGATACCTAATTATATTCAAAATGTGTAA
- the PP2D1 gene encoding protein phosphatase 2C-like domain-containing protein 1 isoform X2: MTWEPNLQSTSKTADFELYRHEEDQAEKDGFVPRKVGSGPRKVGSGDIPVLCSICQQTIDPHQLFYHKKEHKALALLGYHRPWIETDTNKLLLQRQKVISRLINLSKYTERDKQKIDCSLELLKNKSKGTSYFNVDNIVDSSGYLKKVSNSLIKALAICQDKNSTWRADMEDTFIVLDNFGNRSDTCFLGLFDGYHGVFAAETVSAELPLLFLDHLSQTDSSYKVSRNEEQILDSFVTVIKGNYRDQEKVFSGKTDTDKTTKPNMYEWIHKAYAKSFWRMDRLLRLGRNEVSKVRWSSCTAVTCLVERISNEKSIKEQEETMLLENTNNSANPSESSPGILHIANIGNIHAVLCKNGKSYCLTQEHSTSNSKERDRILQNGGNISTNEPKGLVEGLIRATRGLGHHGDPKLKKSVIPVPHTISVPTDDSCQFLILASNGLWEVLDKNEVVILTLRMFTSYLEMYAQREEISMHRYQYSIVPYKDYLCSSMDINDLEDRIQLWYFNKEAFLQNQREGSLKQNNNKLCSCNRRDSQNENRMQPGSNKESSEEVQQLEDHVKQADTKACLSNNHGTCSQHTQIIQSASGSQQGSKELKQFDDDTKAYLSNNRGSHSQIASKGEINSATFYDSAAHYITKQLVKTALAAGSRDNITILVALLNGCDKIPNYIQNV; this comes from the exons ATGACATGGGAACCAAATTTACAAAGTACCTCAAAAACAGCTGACTTTGAACTCTACAGACATGAGGAAGATCAGGCTGAGAAGGACGGTTTTGTGCCCAGGAAAGTAGGTTCTGGGCCCAGGAAAGTAGGTTCTGGGGATATTCCAGTTCTTTGTTCAATATGTCAACAAACAATAGACCCACATCAACTTTTTTATCATAAGAAAGAGCACAAGGCCCTAGCTCTACTGGGTTATCATCGTCCATGGATTGAAACGGACACCAACAAACTTTTACTTCAGCGACAGAAAGTAATTTCAAGACTGATCAACCTTTCTAAATACACTGAAAGAGACAAACAGAAGATTGATTGTTCATTAGAGCTACTTAAGAATAAATCAAAGGGCACCTCATATTTTAATGTTGATAATATTGTTGACAGTTCTGGATACCTCAAGAAAGTAAGCAATTCTCTAATAAAAGCACTAGCAATTTGCCAAGACAAAAATTCAACATGGCGAGCAGATATGGAAGATACATTCATTGTGCTAGATAATTTTGGAAATAGGTCAGATACGTGTTTTTTGGGCTTATTTGATGGCTATCATGGTGTGTTTGCTGCTGAGACAGTTTCAGCAGAGCTTCCACTTTTATTTCTTGATCACCTGTCTCAGACTGATTCCTCTTACAAAGTGAGTAGAAATGAGGAACAGATCCTAGATTCTTTTGTCACAGTAATCAAGGGAAATTACAGGGATCAGGAAAAGGTTTTCTCTGGTAAAACAGACACTGATAAGACAACCAAGCCAAACATGTATGAATGGATTCACAAAGCATATGCAAAGTCCTTTTGGAGAATGGACAGACTTTTACGACTTGGAAGGAATGAGGTTTCCAAAGTTCGCTGGAGTAGCTGTACAGCTGTTACCTGTTTAGTGGAAAGGATCAGTAATGAAAAGAGCATCAAGGAACAAGAGGAGACAATGCTGCTTGAAAACACCAATAATTCAGCAAATCCATCCGAAAGCAGTCCCGGGATACTGCATATTGCTAACATTG gtAATATACATGCAGTCTTATGCAAAAATGGAAAAAGCTACTGCCTTACCCAAGAACACAGCACTTCTAATTCAAAGGAAAGAGACCGTATACTTCAGAATGGTGGAAACATCAGCACAAATGAACCAAAAGGACTAGTTGAAGGGCTCATCAGAGCTACTCGTGGCCTTGGACATCATGGAGATCCAAAGTTGAAAAAATCTGTTATTCCTGTACCACATACCATATCTGTCCCTACAGATGATTCATGTCAATTCCTTATTTTAGCTTCTAATGGGCTTTGGGAAGTTCTGGATAAAAATGAAGTGGTTATATTAACTCTAAGAATGTTCACCTCTTATTTGGAAATGTATGCCCAGCGAGAAGAGATTTCTATGCACAGATATCAGTATTCAATAGTTCCCTATAAAGACTATTTATGTAGTTCAATGGATATTAATGACTTAGAAGACAGAATCCAATTATGGTATTTTAATAAAGAAGCTTTCCTCCAGAATCAACGTGAAGGCAGTctgaaacaaaataataataaattatgcTCATGTAACAGAAGAGATTCGCAAAATGAAAACAGGATGCAGCCAGGCTCTAACAAAGAGAGTTCTGAAGAAGTGCAGCAGTTAGAGGATCACGTAAAACAAGCTGATACCAAAGCTTGTCTGTCTAATAATCATGGAACATGTTCACAACACACACAGATAATCCAGTCAGCCTCTGGCAGTCAACAAGGTTCTAAAGAATTGAAACAGTTTGACGATGATACAAAAGCATATCTGTCTAATAATCGTGGATCACATTCACAAATTGCCAGCAAAGGAGAAATAAATTCGGCAACATTCTATGACAGTGCAGCACATTACATTACTAAACAACTTGTAAAAACTGCATTAGCAGCAGGTTCTCGAGATAATATTACTATTTTGGTTGCACTTCTAAATGGATGTGATAAGATACCTAATTATATTCAAAATGTGTAA